Proteins encoded together in one Mycobacterium sp. MS1601 window:
- a CDS encoding winged helix-turn-helix transcriptional regulator: MSSCPTGQHDHHDVYAEACPCRALLDLLANKWSALIIGLLERGPQRFTQLQHCLPGVGSKMLTQTLRRLEDARLVTRSVYAEVPPRVEYALTELGVSVADPLARLRQWVEDHVDHVTGNASPQGS; this comes from the coding sequence ATGAGCTCCTGCCCCACCGGTCAGCACGACCACCACGACGTGTACGCCGAGGCCTGCCCGTGCCGCGCGCTGCTGGACCTGCTGGCCAACAAGTGGTCGGCGCTGATCATCGGGTTGCTCGAGCGGGGGCCCCAGCGGTTCACCCAGCTGCAGCATTGTCTTCCCGGGGTCGGTTCCAAGATGCTGACCCAGACGCTGCGCCGCTTGGAAGACGCCAGGCTGGTCACCCGTAGTGTGTACGCCGAGGTGCCGCCCCGGGTGGAGTATGCGCTGACCGAACTGGGTGTCAGCGTCGCCGACCCGCTGGCTCGACTGCGGCAGTGGGTCGAGGACCACGTTGATCACGTGACCGGCAACGCTTCCCCGCAGGGAAGTTAG
- a CDS encoding glutaminyl-peptide cyclotransferase, which produces MASRFAGLAAGVLIVTATLTAPSASAEPIPVVTPVVLVEIPHDPNAYTEAFEVEGNTLYEASGLAGRSDLREVDPNTGVVRRSVPLPDDYFAEGITIVDDTIWQLTYQDGVAIIWDKATLTPLREIPVTGEGWGLCRDGDRFIMSDGSGRLQFRKLGSFEQTGAVNVTRDGVPVTGLNELECVNGQVWASLWPTDEVARIDPATGAINLIVDVSSLWKFGQRSVAQVFSGIAHLDGEEFLLTGKNWPAMYRVSIPGA; this is translated from the coding sequence ATGGCCTCACGTTTTGCCGGCCTCGCGGCCGGCGTTCTGATTGTCACGGCGACTCTCACGGCTCCTTCGGCGTCCGCCGAGCCGATCCCGGTCGTCACGCCGGTGGTGTTGGTGGAGATCCCACACGATCCCAACGCCTATACCGAGGCCTTCGAGGTGGAAGGGAACACGCTGTACGAGGCCAGCGGCCTGGCCGGCCGCTCGGATCTGCGCGAGGTCGACCCGAACACCGGCGTGGTACGCCGATCGGTGCCGCTGCCCGACGACTACTTCGCCGAGGGCATCACCATCGTCGACGACACCATCTGGCAGCTCACCTACCAGGACGGTGTCGCGATCATCTGGGACAAGGCGACTCTGACCCCGCTACGGGAGATCCCGGTGACCGGTGAAGGCTGGGGGCTGTGCCGTGACGGCGACCGATTCATCATGAGTGACGGGTCCGGACGCCTGCAGTTTCGTAAACTCGGCTCGTTCGAGCAGACCGGCGCGGTGAACGTCACCCGCGACGGCGTCCCGGTCACCGGCCTCAACGAGCTCGAATGTGTCAACGGTCAGGTGTGGGCCAGCCTGTGGCCCACCGACGAGGTGGCCCGCATCGATCCGGCCACCGGCGCGATCAACCTGATTGTCGACGTCTCAAGCTTGTGGAAATTCGGACAGCGGTCGGTGGCGCAGGTGTTCAGCGGCATCGCCCACCTCGACGGCGAGGAGTTCCTGTTGACCGGCAAGAACTGGCCGGCGATGTACCGGGTGAGCATCCCGGGGGCTTAG
- a CDS encoding IS481 family transposase, with product MSHANARTNLFARRLIVERVAAGWPPAHVAEQLGISRSTVYKWLRRHAEGGDAALVDRSSRPIRMPARTNLRIEQKVLTARRRRKRGAVVLAAELGLVASTVGRILARHQVPHLSAIDPITGESVRASRRSANRYEHRTPGSLIHVDVKKLGRIPAGGGWRLHGRDAAVSVVNRHKTIRIGYDYVHTAIDDHTRLAYSEVLADEKDLTCAAFLHRALAWFADHSVRVRRVLTDNAMVYRHGGNWGWVCSAWQLKRRFIKPGCPWTNGKAERFNRTLLNEWAYARAWTSNSLRTRGLDRFLRRYNTQRGHSALGGKPPISRLAV from the coding sequence CTGTCCCACGCTAACGCCCGTACCAACCTGTTCGCCCGCCGCCTGATCGTTGAGCGTGTCGCCGCTGGCTGGCCGCCGGCGCATGTCGCTGAACAGCTCGGCATCTCCCGGTCCACGGTCTACAAGTGGTTACGCCGGCACGCCGAAGGCGGCGACGCAGCCTTGGTAGACCGGTCCTCGCGCCCGATCCGAATGCCGGCACGCACCAACCTCCGCATCGAGCAGAAAGTGCTTACAGCCCGGCGACGCCGCAAGCGGGGTGCGGTGGTGCTCGCCGCCGAACTTGGGCTGGTGGCCTCGACGGTAGGACGGATTCTGGCACGTCACCAGGTGCCGCATCTGTCTGCGATCGACCCCATTACCGGAGAGTCGGTGCGCGCCTCGCGGCGCAGCGCCAATCGCTATGAACACCGAACCCCCGGATCGCTGATCCATGTCGATGTCAAAAAGCTTGGCCGCATCCCCGCCGGTGGCGGATGGCGCCTGCACGGCCGCGACGCTGCAGTCTCAGTGGTCAACCGACACAAAACGATTCGGATCGGCTACGACTATGTTCACACCGCTATCGATGATCACACCAGGTTGGCCTACAGCGAAGTGCTCGCCGATGAGAAGGACCTCACCTGCGCCGCGTTTTTGCACCGGGCGCTGGCCTGGTTCGCCGACCACAGCGTACGCGTGCGCCGCGTCCTGACCGACAACGCCATGGTCTACCGGCACGGCGGGAACTGGGGCTGGGTGTGCTCAGCCTGGCAACTCAAACGACGGTTCATCAAGCCCGGCTGCCCCTGGACCAACGGCAAAGCAGAACGATTCAACCGCACCCTGCTCAACGAATGGGCCTACGCCCGGGCCTGGACATCCAACAGCCTGCGCACCCGCGGCCTTGACCGGTTCCTGCGCCGGTACAACACTCAACGAGGCCACTCCGCCCTCGGCGGAAAACCACCCATCAGCCGGCTCGCCGTCTGA
- a CDS encoding long chain fatty acid-CoA synthetase Faa4p → MAPRASFSTVGQCFDIEVSRDASGWAIRVPEIEAVTYARRRAEVSAAARECIAAHTGIPIGYIAVIVRD, encoded by the coding sequence GTGGCCCCGCGCGCCAGCTTCAGCACCGTCGGACAGTGTTTCGACATCGAAGTCAGCCGCGACGCCTCCGGCTGGGCGATCCGGGTTCCCGAGATCGAGGCCGTCACCTACGCCCGCCGCCGCGCCGAGGTGTCCGCCGCCGCCCGCGAGTGCATCGCCGCGCACACCGGCATCCCGATCGGCTACATCGCGGTCATCGTCCGCGATTAG
- a CDS encoding aspartate aminotransferase family protein: MPVSSPQSESQFWSDADRYLVRYDGGDGFTREIISTAIGSYLVTESGRRVLDFTSGQMSSILGHSHPDIVATVSRQVASLDHLYSGMLSRPVVDLARGLAATLPESLEKVLLLSTGAESNEAAIRMAKLVTGKHEIVAFSRSWHGMTNAAVAATYSGGRRGYGPAAPGHFAIPTPNCYRPDFLTAGGDLDWQRQLDFAFGLIDAQSVGSLAACLVEPILSSGGVIEPPAGYFAALQRKCRERDMLLIVDEAQTGLCRTGQWYAFERDGIVPDILTLSKTLGAGLPLAAVVTTAEIEAEAHARGFLFYTTHVSDPLAAAVGNTVLDVLHRDGLADRAAHLGNLLRQGLLDIQNRHRAVGDVRGRGLLQGIELVTDRETKQGSDEFGALVMQRSLELGLHMEVVHQLPGMGGTSRIAPPLTASEQEIALGLEMLDQAIAAASDEFFS, translated from the coding sequence ATGCCCGTTTCCTCGCCGCAATCCGAATCGCAGTTCTGGTCCGACGCCGATCGTTATCTGGTCCGATACGACGGCGGCGACGGTTTCACCCGTGAGATCATTTCGACCGCCATTGGCTCTTACCTTGTCACCGAGAGCGGTCGCCGAGTCTTGGACTTCACTTCGGGACAGATGTCGTCGATTCTCGGGCACAGCCACCCCGACATCGTCGCCACAGTGAGTCGACAGGTCGCCTCGCTCGATCATCTGTATAGCGGAATGCTGTCGCGGCCCGTCGTTGATCTGGCGAGGGGTCTGGCGGCGACGCTGCCGGAATCTTTGGAAAAAGTACTGTTGCTCTCGACCGGCGCCGAGTCCAACGAAGCTGCGATACGTATGGCGAAGCTCGTTACGGGCAAGCACGAGATCGTCGCGTTTTCGCGATCCTGGCATGGCATGACCAACGCCGCTGTGGCGGCGACCTACAGCGGAGGCCGCCGCGGGTATGGACCGGCCGCTCCTGGGCACTTCGCGATTCCCACTCCGAACTGCTATCGGCCGGACTTCCTGACCGCCGGGGGCGACCTGGATTGGCAACGACAGCTGGACTTCGCGTTCGGCCTCATCGACGCCCAATCGGTGGGATCGCTGGCCGCCTGCCTCGTCGAACCGATCCTGTCCTCCGGCGGCGTGATCGAGCCTCCCGCAGGGTATTTCGCGGCACTCCAACGTAAGTGCCGGGAGCGCGACATGCTGCTGATCGTCGATGAGGCACAAACAGGCTTGTGCCGCACCGGCCAGTGGTACGCCTTCGAACGCGACGGTATCGTCCCGGACATCCTGACGCTGTCGAAAACACTGGGTGCCGGATTGCCCTTGGCGGCGGTGGTGACGACGGCCGAGATCGAAGCCGAGGCACATGCGCGAGGATTCCTGTTTTACACGACCCACGTCTCTGATCCGTTGGCGGCTGCCGTCGGCAACACCGTCCTCGACGTGCTGCACCGAGACGGGCTGGCTGACCGCGCCGCCCACCTCGGCAATCTGTTGCGTCAAGGTTTGCTAGATATCCAGAACCGTCACCGGGCGGTCGGTGACGTACGTGGCCGCGGCTTGCTGCAAGGCATCGAGTTGGTGACCGATCGCGAAACCAAGCAAGGCTCAGACGAATTCGGTGCGTTAGTCATGCAGCGAAGTCTCGAACTCGGTCTACACATGGAGGTGGTGCACCAACTGCCAGGCATGGGCGGAACCTCCCGCATCGCGCCACCGCTGACCGCTAGCGAGCAGGAGATCGCCCTCGGCCTGGAGATGCTTGACCAGGCTATCGCTGCCGCATCCGACGAATTCTTCAGCTGA
- a CDS encoding DUF1697 domain-containing protein, which yields MGTTRYVALLRGINVGGRNLVAMKDLKAALHHLDDVRTYIQSGNVLFESDAPATTLEAEIEATLEKRLGVQLVVVVRAHRQLKTVVAKAPNGFGGDDHHCDVLFLKAPLTAEQVMGIIDLRDGVDQAWPGSGVVYFARLRAERTKSKMSKIVGTPEYKQLTIRSWSTTVKLLGLMDG from the coding sequence ATGGGTACCACCCGCTACGTCGCACTCCTGCGAGGCATCAATGTCGGCGGTCGCAACCTCGTCGCCATGAAGGACCTCAAGGCCGCTTTGCACCACCTCGACGACGTGCGTACCTATATCCAGTCCGGCAATGTGCTCTTCGAAAGCGACGCACCCGCCACGACCCTCGAGGCGGAGATCGAGGCCACCCTCGAGAAGCGACTCGGTGTCCAGCTGGTGGTGGTGGTGCGCGCGCACCGCCAGCTGAAGACCGTCGTTGCCAAGGCGCCCAACGGTTTCGGCGGCGATGACCATCACTGCGACGTGCTGTTCCTCAAGGCGCCGCTGACCGCCGAGCAGGTGATGGGCATCATCGACTTGCGGGACGGCGTCGACCAGGCCTGGCCGGGGTCCGGGGTGGTGTACTTCGCCCGGCTGCGCGCCGAACGCACCAAGAGCAAGATGAGCAAGATCGTCGGGACACCTGAGTACAAGCAGCTGACCATCCGCAGCTGGTCCACCACCGTCAAACTGCTCGGCCTGATGGACGGCTGA
- a CDS encoding AEC family transporter: MLAVLEAFAVIAVIIAVGAVVGRTGVLGDNARIVLNRVAFHVGVPALLIITLSDSAPAQVFSLPLLVSAVTALVTFAGYFMFAVGIRGRRRGEATIGAWAASWVNSGNLGIPLSAYVLGSTTEVSVLLVFQTVVLVPLGVAIITSEQGSGSVRTQAREFVTNPIIVASAIGITMALTGITLPRAIHEPLDLLADLAIPTVLLAFGIALVTQTARPAEESRLELVVAVIFKVLVMPALAYVLARWVFGASPEQVTVITVLAALPAAQNLNTYASVFQRGESLARDVTLITTLASVPVITVLAYLMDL, from the coding sequence GTGCTGGCGGTGTTGGAGGCCTTCGCCGTCATCGCCGTGATCATTGCGGTGGGCGCCGTGGTGGGCCGCACCGGCGTGCTGGGCGACAACGCGCGGATAGTGCTCAACCGAGTGGCCTTCCATGTCGGCGTGCCGGCGCTGCTCATCATCACGCTCTCGGATTCTGCTCCGGCACAAGTCTTTTCACTCCCGCTTCTGGTATCGGCCGTCACCGCACTGGTGACGTTCGCCGGCTACTTCATGTTCGCGGTCGGCATCCGGGGCCGACGGCGCGGTGAGGCCACCATCGGTGCGTGGGCGGCGTCCTGGGTCAACTCGGGCAACCTCGGGATCCCGTTGAGCGCCTACGTGCTGGGCAGTACCACCGAGGTGTCGGTGCTGCTGGTGTTCCAGACGGTGGTGCTGGTGCCGCTCGGCGTTGCGATCATCACGTCCGAGCAAGGCAGTGGGTCGGTGCGCACCCAGGCCAGAGAATTCGTGACCAATCCGATCATCGTGGCCAGCGCCATCGGCATCACGATGGCGCTCACCGGCATCACGTTGCCCAGAGCCATCCACGAACCGCTGGACTTGTTGGCCGACCTGGCCATCCCGACCGTGCTGCTGGCATTCGGCATCGCACTCGTCACGCAAACCGCACGCCCCGCCGAAGAGAGCCGCCTGGAGCTGGTGGTCGCCGTGATCTTCAAGGTGCTGGTGATGCCGGCGCTGGCCTATGTCCTGGCCCGCTGGGTGTTCGGGGCATCTCCAGAACAGGTCACCGTCATCACCGTGCTGGCGGCACTGCCCGCCGCGCAGAACCTCAACACCTACGCGTCGGTGTTCCAGCGTGGTGAAAGCCTGGCCCGCGACGTCACGTTGATCACCACGCTGGCATCCGTGCCGGTGATCACGGTGCTGGCGTATCTGATGGACCTGTGA
- the hrpA gene encoding ATP-dependent RNA helicase HrpA, producing MSAKSSSELYPRLDGLTYRDADRLRRRLRNLRGSQNPAKLDQIEQQIAAGEALVATRLAAVPQITYPDLPVSELRGDIAAAVRDNQVVVVAGETGSGKTTQLPKICLELGRGIRGTIGHTQPRRLAARTVGQRIADELGSPLGETVGYTVRFTDQVSDRTLIKLMTDGILLAEIQRDRRLLRYDTLILDEAHERSLNIDFLLGYLRELLPRRPDLKVIVTSATIEPGRFARHFGDAPIVEVSGRTYPVEIRYRPLEVVVNDVDDDDPDDPDHDQVRTVLRDQTEAIVDAVAELEAEPPGDVLVFLSGEREIRDTAEALRGAPGFNAHTTEVLPLYARLPTAEQQKVFAPHAGRRIVLATNVAETSLTVPGIRYVVDPGTARISRYSRRTKVQRLPIEPISQASAAQRSGRSGRVAPGVAIRLYSEEDFESRPRYTDPEILRTNLAAVILQMAALQLGQIEEFPFLDPPDSRSIRDGVQVLQELGAFDRQGALTDVGRRLAQLPLDPRVGRMILAAHDEGCVREILVLAAALSIPDPRERPPDHQEAARQKHARFADENSDFLSYLNLWRYLSDQRKERSGSSFRRMCREEFLHYLRIREWQDLTGQLRSIARDLGIRESDEPATPAAIHRALAAGLLSHVGVREGETRDFLGARNTRFVLAPGSVLTKKPPRWVVVAELVETSRLYGRTAARIEPEALEKVAEHLVQRTYSEPHWDARRGAVMAFERVTLFGLPLVPRRRVGYAEVDPVLSRELFIRHALVEGDWQTRHHFFRDNTALLEELAEMEERARRRDLVITDDEIFALYDARVPESAVSARHFDAWWKKQRHQTPELLTFTREELLRGEDDADRPDAWQAGDLSLPLTYRFEPGAVDDGVTVHVPVEVLAGLGGREFAWQVPALREELVTSLIRSLPKDLRRNFVPAPDTAKAVLGDLSPDGGTLLESLQRELKRRSGILVPIDAFDLEKLPAHLRVTFAVETPDGKEVARGKDLDALKEQLAAPVRQAVARAVAGELERAGLHAWPEGLAEIPKTVSRNSGAHTVRGYPALVDNGAGVDLRVFATASEQQAAMGPGTRRLLRLVAPSPLKNVERALDPRTRLQVGSNPDGSLAALIEDCADAAVAVIAPNPIWTRTEFDAARERVAARLVPTTLDIIQRVQKVLVAAHEAQIALPERPSAAQAEAVDDIRAQLRTLLPKGFVARTGAARMGNLVRYLTAIVRRLERLSQAPEADRERMHRVMAVQDAYDELRQALSPMRAAAKDVRDIEMLIEELRVSLWAQQLGTAVPVSEKRIYKAIDSISP from the coding sequence GTGTCCGCGAAGTCCAGCAGTGAGCTCTACCCGCGGCTGGACGGTCTGACCTACCGCGATGCCGACCGGCTACGTCGCCGGCTGCGTAACCTGCGCGGCTCCCAGAATCCGGCCAAGCTGGACCAGATCGAACAGCAGATCGCCGCCGGTGAGGCACTGGTCGCGACCAGACTGGCCGCGGTTCCGCAGATCACCTACCCGGACCTGCCGGTCAGCGAGCTGCGCGGCGACATCGCCGCCGCCGTCAGAGACAACCAGGTGGTAGTGGTGGCCGGCGAAACCGGCTCCGGCAAGACCACCCAGCTGCCCAAGATCTGTCTGGAGCTGGGCCGCGGGATCCGCGGCACCATCGGGCACACGCAACCCCGGCGCCTGGCGGCCCGCACCGTCGGCCAGCGCATCGCCGACGAACTCGGTAGTCCACTGGGCGAGACGGTGGGCTACACCGTCCGGTTCACCGATCAGGTCAGCGACCGCACGCTGATCAAACTGATGACTGACGGCATCCTGCTGGCCGAAATCCAGCGCGACCGCCGGTTGCTGCGTTACGACACCCTGATCCTCGACGAGGCCCACGAGCGCAGCCTCAACATCGACTTCCTGCTCGGCTACCTGCGGGAATTGCTGCCCCGGCGGCCCGACCTCAAGGTGATCGTCACCTCGGCGACCATCGAACCGGGCCGCTTCGCGCGGCATTTCGGCGATGCGCCCATCGTCGAGGTGTCGGGGCGCACCTACCCGGTCGAGATCCGCTACCGGCCGCTGGAAGTTGTCGTCAACGACGTCGATGACGATGATCCGGACGACCCCGATCACGATCAGGTCCGCACCGTGCTGCGCGACCAGACCGAAGCCATCGTCGACGCGGTGGCCGAACTGGAAGCCGAACCGCCGGGTGACGTGCTGGTGTTCCTGTCCGGCGAGCGCGAGATCCGGGACACCGCCGAAGCTCTCCGTGGAGCACCGGGTTTCAACGCGCACACCACCGAGGTACTGCCGCTGTATGCCCGGCTGCCGACGGCCGAACAGCAGAAGGTGTTCGCCCCGCACGCCGGCAGGCGAATCGTGTTGGCCACCAACGTCGCCGAAACCTCGCTGACCGTACCCGGCATCCGCTATGTGGTGGATCCCGGGACTGCCCGCATCTCCCGCTACAGCCGTCGCACCAAGGTGCAGCGCCTACCCATCGAACCGATCTCACAGGCGTCGGCAGCGCAGCGGTCCGGGCGGTCGGGGCGCGTTGCACCCGGTGTCGCCATTCGGCTCTACTCCGAAGAAGACTTCGAAAGCCGACCCCGTTACACCGATCCGGAGATCCTGCGCACCAACCTCGCTGCGGTGATCCTGCAGATGGCTGCGTTGCAGCTCGGACAGATCGAGGAGTTTCCGTTTCTGGATCCGCCGGACAGTCGCAGCATCCGCGACGGCGTGCAGGTGCTGCAGGAACTCGGTGCCTTCGACCGGCAGGGCGCACTCACCGACGTCGGCCGACGACTGGCGCAGCTGCCGCTGGATCCGCGGGTGGGCCGGATGATCCTGGCCGCGCACGACGAGGGCTGCGTACGGGAGATCCTGGTGCTCGCCGCCGCGTTGTCGATTCCCGACCCCCGCGAGCGGCCACCGGATCACCAGGAGGCGGCCCGGCAGAAGCACGCCCGCTTCGCCGACGAGAACTCCGATTTCCTGTCCTACCTCAACCTGTGGCGGTATCTGTCCGACCAACGCAAGGAGCGTTCCGGCAGTTCTTTCCGCCGTATGTGCCGCGAGGAGTTCCTGCACTACCTGCGGATCCGCGAATGGCAGGACCTCACCGGACAGCTGCGCAGCATCGCCAGGGATCTCGGCATCCGCGAATCCGACGAGCCGGCGACCCCGGCCGCCATCCATCGAGCGCTGGCCGCCGGACTGCTGTCGCACGTCGGTGTACGGGAAGGCGAGACACGGGACTTCCTGGGGGCGCGCAACACCCGCTTTGTCCTGGCGCCGGGATCGGTGCTGACCAAGAAGCCGCCACGGTGGGTGGTGGTGGCAGAGCTGGTGGAGACCAGCAGGCTCTACGGCCGCACCGCGGCGCGTATTGAACCCGAGGCTCTGGAGAAGGTGGCCGAGCACCTGGTGCAGCGCACCTACAGCGAGCCGCACTGGGACGCCAGACGTGGTGCCGTGATGGCGTTCGAGAGGGTGACGCTGTTCGGTCTGCCGCTGGTGCCGCGCCGCCGAGTCGGCTATGCAGAGGTGGATCCGGTGCTCTCCCGGGAGCTGTTCATCCGTCATGCGCTGGTGGAAGGTGACTGGCAGACCCGCCACCACTTCTTCCGGGACAACACCGCGCTGTTGGAAGAGCTCGCCGAGATGGAGGAGCGTGCCCGCCGCCGCGACCTGGTGATCACCGACGACGAGATCTTCGCTCTGTATGACGCCAGAGTTCCCGAGAGTGCGGTCTCGGCGCGGCATTTCGACGCATGGTGGAAGAAGCAGCGGCACCAGACGCCGGAGCTGCTGACCTTCACCCGGGAGGAGCTCCTGCGCGGTGAGGACGACGCCGACCGCCCTGATGCTTGGCAGGCGGGGGACCTGTCGCTGCCGCTGACCTACCGGTTCGAACCCGGCGCCGTCGACGACGGTGTCACGGTGCACGTCCCCGTCGAGGTGCTGGCCGGCCTTGGTGGCCGCGAATTCGCCTGGCAGGTACCGGCGTTACGTGAGGAGCTGGTGACCTCGCTGATCCGGTCGTTGCCCAAGGACCTGCGACGTAACTTCGTGCCCGCACCCGACACGGCCAAAGCGGTGCTGGGCGATCTGTCGCCGGACGGCGGCACGTTGTTGGAGAGTCTGCAGCGGGAATTGAAGCGGCGCAGCGGGATTCTGGTACCCATCGACGCGTTCGACCTCGAGAAGCTGCCGGCGCATCTGCGGGTCACGTTCGCGGTGGAGACACCGGACGGCAAAGAGGTGGCCCGTGGCAAGGACCTCGACGCACTGAAGGAGCAGTTGGCGGCGCCGGTGCGTCAGGCCGTCGCCAGAGCCGTCGCCGGTGAGTTGGAGCGCGCCGGGCTGCACGCATGGCCCGAGGGCCTCGCCGAGATTCCGAAGACCGTGTCCCGCAACAGCGGAGCGCACACGGTGCGCGGCTACCCGGCCCTGGTGGACAACGGTGCAGGAGTGGATCTGCGGGTGTTCGCCACCGCGTCCGAACAGCAGGCGGCCATGGGTCCCGGCACGCGCAGGCTGCTGCGCCTGGTCGCCCCGTCACCGCTGAAGAACGTCGAACGGGCACTGGACCCGCGCACCAGGCTTCAGGTGGGCAGCAACCCGGACGGGTCGCTTGCCGCGCTCATCGAGGACTGTGCCGACGCCGCAGTGGCGGTGATCGCGCCCAACCCGATCTGGACTCGGACCGAGTTCGACGCCGCTCGCGAGCGTGTCGCGGCACGCCTGGTGCCGACCACCCTCGACATCATCCAACGGGTGCAGAAGGTGTTGGTGGCTGCACACGAGGCCCAGATTGCGCTGCCGGAGCGCCCGTCGGCGGCGCAGGCAGAGGCCGTCGACGACATCAGGGCACAGCTGAGGACGTTGCTGCCCAAGGGTTTTGTGGCCCGCACCGGCGCGGCCCGCATGGGAAATCTGGTCCGGTACCTGACCGCGATCGTGCGTCGCCTCGAACGACTGTCACAGGCGCCCGAAGCCGATCGCGAGCGGATGCACCGGGTGATGGCCGTGCAGGACGCGTATGACGAGCTGCGGCAGGCATTGTCACCGATGCGCGCGGCCGCCAAGGATGTCAGGGACATCGAGATGCTGATCGAGGAGCTGCGGGTCAGCCTGTGGGCCCAGCAGCTCGGGACGGCGGTGCCGGTGAGCGAGAAGAGGATCTACAAGGCGATTGACTCGATCAGCCCGTAG